A window from Leptothermofonsia sichuanensis E412 encodes these proteins:
- a CDS encoding alpha/beta hydrolase, with protein MKHIEGKFRGFRGMKLYYQGWYPEEQTQAAVVLVHGLGGHSGMFKQAVQYLIAQKYEVYAFDLRGHGRSPGQRGYINSWREFREDLHAFLQMIHKTRSGCPSFLWGHSLGGTIALDYALRFPDDLQGLIVTAPALGKIRIPKTKLVIGRMLSQIAPRFSLKLGFQKAVCSRDPVLCATLLADPLRHEFGSARLATEFFATVKWIQKHTAELRVPLLTLHGSADEVTLPEATRAFFQQVTFHDKEYFEYPDHYHDLYVDIEYQRVFSDFGNWLQRHLEGAVCQPLRLWSLESAVTHK; from the coding sequence ATGAAACACATTGAAGGAAAGTTCAGGGGCTTCAGGGGGATGAAGCTTTATTACCAGGGCTGGTATCCCGAAGAACAAACCCAGGCGGCTGTGGTTCTGGTTCACGGACTTGGTGGGCATAGTGGCATGTTCAAGCAGGCAGTGCAATACCTGATCGCCCAAAAATATGAGGTTTATGCTTTTGATCTGCGCGGTCATGGACGTTCCCCTGGTCAGCGGGGTTATATTAATTCCTGGCGAGAATTTCGAGAGGATTTACATGCATTTTTACAAATGATCCATAAAACGCGATCGGGTTGCCCCTCGTTTCTGTGGGGACACAGCCTGGGTGGAACCATTGCCCTCGACTACGCTCTCCGGTTTCCAGATGATTTGCAGGGCTTGATTGTAACGGCTCCTGCACTGGGAAAGATCCGGATTCCGAAAACAAAACTGGTCATCGGGCGAATGCTTTCACAAATTGCCCCCCGGTTTAGCTTGAAACTTGGCTTTCAGAAGGCGGTCTGTTCCCGTGATCCAGTGCTCTGTGCCACTCTGCTGGCAGATCCTCTACGCCATGAGTTTGGCAGTGCCCGACTGGCGACAGAATTTTTCGCAACGGTCAAATGGATTCAGAAACACACGGCTGAATTGCGCGTTCCTCTGCTGACACTGCATGGAAGTGCAGATGAAGTCACGCTCCCAGAGGCAACTCGGGCATTCTTTCAGCAGGTGACTTTTCACGATAAGGAATATTTTGAGTATCCAGACCACTACCACGATCTCTATGTAGACATTGAATACCAGCGGGTATTCAGTGACTTTGGCAACTGGCTACAGCGCCATTTAGAGGGGGCCGTGTGCCAGCCTTTAAGGCTGTGGTCACTGGAGTCAGCAGTCACGCACAAATAA
- a CDS encoding HNH endonuclease has protein sequence MGKVLVLNASYEPLNITSWRRAVVLLIKGKAEQVEHNGKYVYSGFPLPTVIRLRHYVRVPYKEIPLTRRNLLHRDSHSCQYCGYTGDDLTLDHVIPRSRGGTDTWENIVTACVRCNVKKGNRTPKEASMILQVPPRKPYSGLYFEVTKHLKNGVNQEWRKYVIGV, from the coding sequence ATGGGCAAGGTTTTGGTGCTCAATGCTTCCTACGAACCGCTCAATATTACGAGCTGGCGCAGAGCTGTAGTCTTATTAATCAAGGGCAAGGCAGAGCAGGTTGAACATAACGGCAAGTACGTTTACTCTGGCTTTCCTCTACCTACAGTCATTCGGTTGCGTCATTATGTTCGGGTGCCCTACAAGGAGATTCCGCTGACCCGCCGTAATCTTCTCCATCGAGATAGCCATTCCTGTCAGTACTGCGGCTATACGGGAGATGATCTGACCCTTGACCATGTGATTCCGCGATCGCGAGGGGGGACAGATACCTGGGAGAACATTGTAACAGCCTGTGTCCGCTGCAACGTCAAGAAAGGAAACCGGACCCCTAAAGAAGCGAGCATGATTTTACAGGTTCCACCCCGGAAACCCTACAGTGGACTTTACTTTGAAGTTACCAAGCATCTTAAAAATGGCGTTAACCAGGAGTGGCGTAAGTACGTTATTGGTGTCTGA